The Linepithema humile isolate Giens D197 chromosome 2, Lhum_UNIL_v1.0, whole genome shotgun sequence genome has a segment encoding these proteins:
- the LOC105678019 gene encoding uro-adherence factor A isoform X1 yields the protein MLCLKKRRTYSFTQGACAALPRRSKKDNNHYEGSLNMAITTLPRNNRSREEKSSRMVLTVTENTPADMLAGSMELLVQLPHDHYLRTQRVTVLRSTPMMDLLVQIATAHKLTASNYTLQAIGEHGLVLSHHPNTPIGALDALQVKLLSKQGMCVPRKVKQANQPFETTFRLQVHLPRNQLYVSRVSPKMNLGEILDEVCREKNLDSSKYELRHPATLEETLDLSLSLQDYQLQEVTLYAKQRSLGQTLSTQDILALQRQEERRRQQSKQSVFGFAFKKSKESSLSMDSLGGRSVSPARSDETTRSASPLQPPTRPQRKRRPAPKPPADIASTVRDASGNIGGKDKMVINHSRNSSDSSGYHEASVLSDNPDSTARLPETLPRRSRMPGMSDTARRLAQTSQSSKSLGNLAVPGETLNRGISSTCLSSTGLRKKRAAPPPPASRPLSSAISTQALERIVDSEESLTSDIDPSKPPSDIGAPSKASSDIDCSKINSDISAQSTGLLSHKPKPETVMCESDSNIQQNCAIEMNVEARSKSNPVDCKLAKVDAEKIAPVEVALKVEQARVAAKRVGELAPLPRPRKINVGKVNVIEPPKAPKRKTPLLLMPSRILNIDCATNGLSHEHVNSKQISEAHCYTLNAENAISSNENNLVAHIKKEEMHSKLRNYPTSPNKDQISQCDEISKIIGDTIKQISLKSSQNHEIRSNLELHFNSVEPSPVNAEEEVHFESKDKITSEDKFNQKERISDIINDVDNHESSSLNEHLSNEGDTKPHSVLTELDVLSTKLSLLESDVILEKREDNILEQDNEIKSKNIDFHDKKKNWRDNLFMSSDDDSLNENIIKQNRVTEPKSQQSKAHYRFINQESRAREMISFCEIEENVEAAKYVHLKDAMSSLERDRETCTVISTIPKCEHLDIIKENSASNNAVKGSVTKNIVELCEKRQNDQSEESNNNAKYVKRAKVVRSQSKSDDFEMDSLKRQRRYLTLPTEDIAYALNLNLSTRNSDTAENKRKQIAAGYCTNCTRDMDIGRKELYGGLVTAANQDNPSEIENLLQKVSNTLSNVLPISSSPVSEPSLPLKMNHTTASVQTNNAVVLDDSVTKLVLVGMKSNELCMDFPMGNTLNASMPNVTGMDSQQDTLDNVSAMNDNLSISDWEYQLPAPPSAFRDSISLVSDDYDTVMLGSVQDFKKLPANTVSDQVDARDNSDMNIESMKNLLNNIDENFDQKISSGKMSSVSEVEIDIKRIESEPVVKQTSAVSHKSANLRKEIISELENKLETGALVQTISKDFDRRNIDSLSAPQIAPVDNTLSNFTITTYTKPTKLDIFEEFKNPNDYATNSEKRFIKTFATLSRNKTSAPNNCDKKTTSKFEKSDANNIDCKTEPKIHSQDEPSHRWRSLIAANEKNNIQRSKSYISTFSNAKNQMEVQEIGEKKHEPRIESETTNVKKATSITDLNVNVRTSKDKFSQWRDNALKYQEEPTKEKQLQSLQVLKSILPQLKNAQQAEKNVSKEDKNTLSIKKIRYETGSNEHSMKTNVVSTRGSREFEPECKQLSKKEDTKRYVYTGPPAISLGSWSERPSVNVQIKMDIDYKLGKSNTNSNKTVNINMKNKKDATNFTDNICKNIIDQHETKNDFSTNKNPEELTRKLIAHTTASGFKIPLSSRINVSDSKTNEGNPIVMGMELKKTFIEMPKEMPRNNENEVDTTPLNFKELTKACSQHASFKQNPKCDNINKHSADYCSAQMKKIEEITDSNVKQYNDIKLPQASNQSDFSFKNQLSLHDIVQSSRAKKFTSIVGINGTSQNLELQSEMSLRGNANNTLKINPPMPVVKGFKISTTNYNTTNNRENHNGLSSIDSFNNDPQLPKPPTMPVITGVTLKSATVRLKSMPIQLDSRNMLLESIRNFGGREKLKSAAERY from the exons gAGCAGAGAGGAGAAGTCATCTAGAATGGTTCTCACTGTGACTGAAAATACTCCGGCAGACATGTTAGCCGGAAGTATGGAGCTTCTAGTTCAACTGCCTCACGATCACTATCTTCGTACGCAGAGAGTCACAGTATTAAGGAG TACACCGATGATGGATCTTCTGGTGCAAATTGCAACGGCTCACAAATTAACAGCTTCGAATTATACACTTCAAGCGATCGGCGAACATGGCTTGGTTTTATCTCATCATCCGAATACTCCTATAGGAGCATTGGACGCTCTTCAG GTTAAATTACTCTCCAAACAGGGCATGTGTGTGCCGCGAAAGGTGAAGCAGGCTAATCAACCTTTCGAAACAACGTTTAGATTGCAG GTACATCTACCGAGAAATCAGCTGTACGTGTCGAGAGTCAGTCCGAAGATGAACCTTGGAGAAATTCTGGACGAAGTATGTCGTGAGAAGAATCTCGACAGTAGCAAGTACGAACTTCGTCATCCGG ccACCTTGGAGGAGACGTTGGACTTGTCATTATCATTGCAGGATTATCAACTGCAGGAAGTGACTCTGTACGCGAAACAAAGGAGTCTGGGCCAGACATTGAGCACGCAAGACATATTGGCGCTGCAAAGACAGGAAGAACGACGCCGACAACAAAGTAAACAAAGCGTGTTCGGTTTCGCGTTCAAAAAGTCCAAAGAAAGCTCTTTGAGCATGGACAGTCTTGGGGGTCGCAGCGTGTCACCGGCCAGAAGTGATGAGACCACAAGAAGCGCCAGTCCCCTTCAGCCGCCGACTCGGCCGCAAAGAAAGAGGAGACCAGCTCCGAAACCGCCCGCCGATATTGCATCAACTGTTCGGGATGCATCCGGGAACATCGGCGGCAAAGATAAGATGGTGATTAATCACAGCCGTAACAGCAGCGACAGTTCCGGTTACCATGAGGCCTCCGTACTCAGCGACAATCCGGATTCTACAGCGAGACTACCGGAAACCCTACCGAGGAGAAGCAGAATGCCGGGAATGTCCGATACTGCCAGGAGGTTGGCGCAGACTTCGCAGTCTAGCAAAAGTCTGGGTAATTTGGCGGTACCCGGAGAAACACTCAATCGAGGCATCAGCAGCACTTGCCTCAGCTCCACCG GTCTTCGAAAGAAGAGAGCAGCTCCTCCCCCGCCAGCGTCCAGACCACTTTCGTCAGCTATTTCCACGCAGGCCTTAGAACGTATTGTCGACTCTGAAGAGTCGTTAACGTCCGACATAGATCCTTCGAAACCGCCGTCAGATATTGGTGCGCCGTCGAAAGCCAGTTCCGACATTGACTGCTCTAAAATCAATTCTGATATCAGCGCGCAGTCCACGGGCCTGTTAAGTCACAAACCAAAGCCAGAAACTGTGATGTGCGAATCCGATAGCAACATTCAGCAAAATTGTGCGATTGAAATGAATGTTGAGGCGCGTTCCAAATCAAACCCGGTTGACTGTAAACTAGCTAAAGTGGATGCGGAAAAGATCGCACCCGTAGAAGTTGCTTTGAAAGTAGAGCAAGCTAGAGTAGCGGCGAAGAGAG TTGGAGAACTCGCACCTCTTCCCAGACCTCGAAAAATTAACGTGGGCAAAGTTAATGTCATCGAACCTCCAAAAGCACCTAAGCGTAAAACACCTTTGCTTTTAATGCCGTCTAGAATCTTAAATATAGATTGCGCTACAAATGGTTTATCACATGAACATGTGAATTCTAAGCAAATCAGTGAAGCACACTGTTACACTTTAAATGCCGAGAATGCAATATCgtcaaatgaaaataatcttGTCGCACACATTAAGAAAGAAGAGATGCATtcaaaattgagaaattatcCTACATCTCCTAATAAAGATCAAATAAGCCAATGTGatgaaatatcaaaaattatcggtgatacaattaaacaaatatctttaaaatcaaGTCAAAATCATGAAATAAGAAGTAACCttgaattacattttaattctgtAGAACCATCTCCTGTTAATGCCGAAGAGGAGGTGCATTTCGAATCTAAAGATAAGATTACGAGTGaagataaattcaatcaaaagGAAAGAATATcagatattattaatgatgtGGACAATCATGAATCATCAAGCTTGAACGAACATTTAAGTAATGAAGGAGACACTAAGCCACATTCTGTCTTGACAGAGTTAGATGTAttatcaacaaaattatcattacTTGAATCTGATGTTATTCTCGAAAAGAgagaagataatattttagaacaagataatgagataaaatcgaaaaatattgattttcacgacaaaaagaaaaattggcgtgataatttatttatgtcatCAGATGATGATTCtttaaacgaaaatattattaaacaaaatcgcGTGACTGAACCAAAAAGTCAACAATCGAAGGCGCATTATCGATTCATTAACCAAGAATCTAGAGCGAGAGAAATGATTTCTTTCTGCGAGATCGAAGAAAACGTCGAGGCAGCAAAATACGTTCATCTGAAAGACGCGATGAGTAGTCTggaaagagacagagaaacATGCACAGTGATTTCTACCATACCGAAGTGCGAACATCTCGACATCATAAAAGAAAACAGCGCTTCAAACAACGCTGTAAAAGGTAGCGTTACGAAAAATATTGTCGAATTGTGCGAGAAGCGTCAAAATGATCAAAGCGAAGAATCGAATAATAACGCGAAGTATGTTAAGCGAGCAAAGGTGGTTCGGAGCCAATCCAAGTCAGATGACTTCGAGATGGATTCTTTAAAGAGACAGAGACGATATCTCACTTTGCCTACGGAGGACATCGCGTACGCTTTGAACCTAAATCTTTCCACACGAAACTCTGATACAGCGGAAAATAAACGGAAGCAAATTGCTGCGGGATATTGCACTAATTGCACAAGGGATATGGATATAGGTAGGAAAGAGTTGTACGGTGGATTAGTCACAG CAGCTAACCAAGATAACCCGTCTGAGATCGAAAACCTGCTACAGAAAGTATCAAACACTTTGTCGAATGTGCTACCGATCTCATCATCCCCAGTATCGGAGCCATCGTTGCCTCTCAAAATGAATCACACAACTGCATCTGTCCAAACGAATAATGCCGTTGTTCTTGACGATTCTGTAACTAAGTTAGTACTCGTTGGAATGAAGTCGAATGAGTTGTGTATGGACTTTCCAATGGGAAACACCTTAAACGCTAGCATGCCAAATGTGACTGGAATGGATTCGCAACAGGACACTTTAGACAACGTTTCGGCGATGAACGATAATTTGTCGATTAGCGATTGGGAATATCAGCTTCCAGCACCACCTAGTGCATTTCGCGATTCAATTTCACTTGTCTCTGATGATTACGACACAGTGATGCTGGGATCAGTGCAAGATTTCAAGAAATTGCCAGCAAATACGGTTTCAGATCAGGTTGATGCGAGGGATAATAGCGATATGAATATCGAATCGATGAAGAATTTATTGAACAATATCGATGAGAATTTTGATCAGAAAATTTCGAGTGGGAAAATGAGTTCCGTGTCCGAAGtggaaattgatattaaacgAATAGAAAGCGAACCTGTTGTTAAGCAAACATCTGCCGTTTCCCACAAGTCGGCTAATTtacgaaaagaaattatttcggagttggaaaataaattggaGACTGGGGCGTTGGTACAGACTATCAGTAAGGATTTTGATAGGAGAAATATAGACAGTTTATCCGCGCCGCAGATAGCGCCCGTGGATAATACTCTGTCTAATTTCACTATTACTACTTACACTAAACCGACAAAACTGGATATTTTCGAAGAATTTAAGAACCCCAATGATTATGCGACAAATTCCGAGAAGaggtttattaaaacattcgCCACATTATCCAGAAATAAGACCAGTGCGCCGAACAATTGTGACAAGAAGACGACGAGTAAGTTTGAAAAGTCGGACGCGAATAACATCGATTGTAAAACGGAGCCAAAGATTCACAGTCAGGACGAGCCTTCCCACAGGTGGAGGTCCCTCATCGCAGCCaatgaaaagaataatattcaaCGATCCAAAAGTTATATATCGACATTCAGCAATGCCAAGAATCAAATGGAAGTGCAGGAAATTGGTGAAAAAAAACATGAGCCGCGTATTGAGTCGGAAACTACTAATGTGAAAAAAGCCACGAGCATCACTGATTTAAATGTCAATGTACGAACAAGTAAGGATAAATTTTCACAATGGAGAGACAATGCATTGAAATATCAAGAGGAGCCTACCAAAGAAAAACAGTTACAATCGTTGCAG gTGCTGAAAAGCATTTTACCGCAGTTAAAAAATGCTCAACAAGCGGAGAAAAATGTATCCAAAGAAGACAAGAACacattatcaataaaaaaaataag ATACGAAACTGGGTCCAACGAACATTCGATGAAAACGAATGTAGTTTCGACACGCGGTTCTCGAGAGTTTGAACCGGAATGTaaacaattatcaaaaaagGAAGATACGAAACGTTATGTTTATACTGGCCCACCTGCGATCAGTCTGGGTAGCTGGTCAGAAAGACCCAGTGTCaatgttcaaataaaaatggatatcGATTATAAATTAGGAAAAAGCAACACAAATAGCAATAAGACTGTTAATATTAACATGAAAAACAAGAAGGATGCCACGAATTTTACCGATAAtatctgcaaaaatattattgatcaGCATGAAACCAAGAACGATTTTTCTACGAATAAAAATCCTGAAGAGCTCACAAGGAAACTAATTGCACATACTACAGCGTCGGGTTTTAAGATACCGTTATCGAGTCGAATCAACGTGTCCGATTCGAAGACAAATGAGGGAAATCCCATCGTAATGGGAATGGAATTAAAGAAAACTTTCATTGAGATGCCAAAGGAAATGCCGAGGAACAATGAGAACGAGGTCGACACTACACCGTTGAATTTCAAAGAATTGACAAAGGCATGCAGTCAGCATGCGAGTTTTAAGCAAAATCCTAAATGCGACAATATTAACAAACACTCGGCCGACTATTGTAGCGCACAAATGAAGAAGATAGAAGAAATCACGGACTCGAATGTCAAACAATACAATGACATTAAACTCCCGCAGGCATCCAATCAGAGCGACTTTTCGTTCAAGAATCAGCTCTCATTGCACGATATTGTACAGAGCTCACgggcaaaaaaatttacatctatCGTGGGTATAAACGGAACGAGCCAGAATCTTGAGCTGCAAAGTGAAATGTCACTTAGAGGTAACGCCAATAACACATTGAAAATTAATCCACCAATGCCGGTCGTGAAAGGGTTTAAGATATCTACCACTAATTACAATACAACAAATAATCGAGAAAATCATAACGGATTATCGTCTATCGATAGTTTCAATAACGATCCGCAATTGCCTAAACCTCCAACTATGCCAGTGATAACGGGGGTAACACTGAAGAGTGCTACCGTAAGACTTAAATCGATGCCGATCCAATTAGACTCTAGAAATATGTTGTTGGAATCTATCAGGAACTTCGGTGGTCGTGAAAAGCTAAAAAGT gcTGCAGAAAGATATTAA
- the LOC105678019 gene encoding uro-adherence factor A isoform X6 yields MVLTVTENTPADMLAGSMELLVQLPHDHYLRTQRVTVLRSTPMMDLLVQIATAHKLTASNYTLQAIGEHGLVLSHHPNTPIGALDALQVKLLSKQGMCVPRKVKQANQPFETTFRLQVHLPRNQLYVSRVSPKMNLGEILDEVCREKNLDSSKYELRHPATLEETLDLSLSLQDYQLQEVTLYAKQRSLGQTLSTQDILALQRQEERRRQQSKQSVFGFAFKKSKESSLSMDSLGGRSVSPARSDETTRSASPLQPPTRPQRKRRPAPKPPADIASTVRDASGNIGGKDKMVINHSRNSSDSSGYHEASVLSDNPDSTARLPETLPRRSRMPGMSDTARRLAQTSQSSKSLGNLAVPGETLNRGISSTCLSSTGLRKKRAAPPPPASRPLSSAISTQALERIVDSEESLTSDIDPSKPPSDIGAPSKASSDIDCSKINSDISAQSTGLLSHKPKPETVMCESDSNIQQNCAIEMNVEARSKSNPVDCKLAKVDAEKIAPVEVALKVEQARVAAKRVGELAPLPRPRKINVGKVNVIEPPKAPKRKTPLLLMPSRILNIDCATNGLSHEHVNSKQISEAHCYTLNAENAISSNENNLVAHIKKEEMHSKLRNYPTSPNKDQISQCDEISKIIGDTIKQISLKSSQNHEIRSNLELHFNSVEPSPVNAEEEVHFESKDKITSEDKFNQKERISDIINDVDNHESSSLNEHLSNEGDTKPHSVLTELDVLSTKLSLLESDVILEKREDNILEQDNEIKSKNIDFHDKKKNWRDNLFMSSDDDSLNENIIKQNRVTEPKSQQSKAHYRFINQESRAREMISFCEIEENVEAAKYVHLKDAMSSLERDRETCTVISTIPKCEHLDIIKENSASNNAVKGSVTKNIVELCEKRQNDQSEESNNNAKYVKRAKVVRSQSKSDDFEMDSLKRQRRYLTLPTEDIAYALNLNLSTRNSDTAENKRKQIAAGYCTNCTRDMDIGRKELYGGLVTAANQDNPSEIENLLQKVSNTLSNVLPISSSPVSEPSLPLKMNHTTASVQTNNAVVLDDSVTKLVLVGMKSNELCMDFPMGNTLNASMPNVTGMDSQQDTLDNVSAMNDNLSISDWEYQLPAPPSAFRDSISLVSDDYDTVMLGSVQDFKKLPANTVSDQVDARDNSDMNIESMKNLLNNIDENFDQKISSGKMSSVSEVEIDIKRIESEPVVKQTSAVSHKSANLRKEIISELENKLETGALVQTISKDFDRRNIDSLSAPQIAPVDNTLSNFTITTYTKPTKLDIFEEFKNPNDYATNSEKRFIKTFATLSRNKTSAPNNCDKKTTSKFEKSDANNIDCKTEPKIHSQDEPSHRWRSLIAANEKNNIQRSKSYISTFSNAKNQMEVQEIGEKKHEPRIESETTNVKKATSITDLNVNVRTSKDKFSQWRDNALKYQEEPTKEKQLQSLQVLKSILPQLKNAQQAEKNVSKEDKNTLSIKKIRYETGSNEHSMKTNVVSTRGSREFEPECKQLSKKEDTKRYVYTGPPAISLGSWSERPSVNVQIKMDIDYKLGKSNTNSNKTVNINMKNKKDATNFTDNICKNIIDQHETKNDFSTNKNPEELTRKLIAHTTASGFKIPLSSRINVSDSKTNEGNPIVMGMELKKTFIEMPKEMPRNNENEVDTTPLNFKELTKACSQHASFKQNPKCDNINKHSADYCSAQMKKIEEITDSNVKQYNDIKLPQASNQSDFSFKNQLSLHDIVQSSRAKKFTSIVGINGTSQNLELQSEMSLRGNANNTLKINPPMPVVKGFKISTTNYNTTNNRENHNGLSSIDSFNNDPQLPKPPTMPVITGVTLKSATVRLKSMPIQLDSRNMLLESIRNFGGREKLKSAAERY; encoded by the exons ATGGTTCTCACTGTGACTGAAAATACTCCGGCAGACATGTTAGCCGGAAGTATGGAGCTTCTAGTTCAACTGCCTCACGATCACTATCTTCGTACGCAGAGAGTCACAGTATTAAGGAG TACACCGATGATGGATCTTCTGGTGCAAATTGCAACGGCTCACAAATTAACAGCTTCGAATTATACACTTCAAGCGATCGGCGAACATGGCTTGGTTTTATCTCATCATCCGAATACTCCTATAGGAGCATTGGACGCTCTTCAG GTTAAATTACTCTCCAAACAGGGCATGTGTGTGCCGCGAAAGGTGAAGCAGGCTAATCAACCTTTCGAAACAACGTTTAGATTGCAG GTACATCTACCGAGAAATCAGCTGTACGTGTCGAGAGTCAGTCCGAAGATGAACCTTGGAGAAATTCTGGACGAAGTATGTCGTGAGAAGAATCTCGACAGTAGCAAGTACGAACTTCGTCATCCGG ccACCTTGGAGGAGACGTTGGACTTGTCATTATCATTGCAGGATTATCAACTGCAGGAAGTGACTCTGTACGCGAAACAAAGGAGTCTGGGCCAGACATTGAGCACGCAAGACATATTGGCGCTGCAAAGACAGGAAGAACGACGCCGACAACAAAGTAAACAAAGCGTGTTCGGTTTCGCGTTCAAAAAGTCCAAAGAAAGCTCTTTGAGCATGGACAGTCTTGGGGGTCGCAGCGTGTCACCGGCCAGAAGTGATGAGACCACAAGAAGCGCCAGTCCCCTTCAGCCGCCGACTCGGCCGCAAAGAAAGAGGAGACCAGCTCCGAAACCGCCCGCCGATATTGCATCAACTGTTCGGGATGCATCCGGGAACATCGGCGGCAAAGATAAGATGGTGATTAATCACAGCCGTAACAGCAGCGACAGTTCCGGTTACCATGAGGCCTCCGTACTCAGCGACAATCCGGATTCTACAGCGAGACTACCGGAAACCCTACCGAGGAGAAGCAGAATGCCGGGAATGTCCGATACTGCCAGGAGGTTGGCGCAGACTTCGCAGTCTAGCAAAAGTCTGGGTAATTTGGCGGTACCCGGAGAAACACTCAATCGAGGCATCAGCAGCACTTGCCTCAGCTCCACCG GTCTTCGAAAGAAGAGAGCAGCTCCTCCCCCGCCAGCGTCCAGACCACTTTCGTCAGCTATTTCCACGCAGGCCTTAGAACGTATTGTCGACTCTGAAGAGTCGTTAACGTCCGACATAGATCCTTCGAAACCGCCGTCAGATATTGGTGCGCCGTCGAAAGCCAGTTCCGACATTGACTGCTCTAAAATCAATTCTGATATCAGCGCGCAGTCCACGGGCCTGTTAAGTCACAAACCAAAGCCAGAAACTGTGATGTGCGAATCCGATAGCAACATTCAGCAAAATTGTGCGATTGAAATGAATGTTGAGGCGCGTTCCAAATCAAACCCGGTTGACTGTAAACTAGCTAAAGTGGATGCGGAAAAGATCGCACCCGTAGAAGTTGCTTTGAAAGTAGAGCAAGCTAGAGTAGCGGCGAAGAGAG TTGGAGAACTCGCACCTCTTCCCAGACCTCGAAAAATTAACGTGGGCAAAGTTAATGTCATCGAACCTCCAAAAGCACCTAAGCGTAAAACACCTTTGCTTTTAATGCCGTCTAGAATCTTAAATATAGATTGCGCTACAAATGGTTTATCACATGAACATGTGAATTCTAAGCAAATCAGTGAAGCACACTGTTACACTTTAAATGCCGAGAATGCAATATCgtcaaatgaaaataatcttGTCGCACACATTAAGAAAGAAGAGATGCATtcaaaattgagaaattatcCTACATCTCCTAATAAAGATCAAATAAGCCAATGTGatgaaatatcaaaaattatcggtgatacaattaaacaaatatctttaaaatcaaGTCAAAATCATGAAATAAGAAGTAACCttgaattacattttaattctgtAGAACCATCTCCTGTTAATGCCGAAGAGGAGGTGCATTTCGAATCTAAAGATAAGATTACGAGTGaagataaattcaatcaaaagGAAAGAATATcagatattattaatgatgtGGACAATCATGAATCATCAAGCTTGAACGAACATTTAAGTAATGAAGGAGACACTAAGCCACATTCTGTCTTGACAGAGTTAGATGTAttatcaacaaaattatcattacTTGAATCTGATGTTATTCTCGAAAAGAgagaagataatattttagaacaagataatgagataaaatcgaaaaatattgattttcacgacaaaaagaaaaattggcgtgataatttatttatgtcatCAGATGATGATTCtttaaacgaaaatattattaaacaaaatcgcGTGACTGAACCAAAAAGTCAACAATCGAAGGCGCATTATCGATTCATTAACCAAGAATCTAGAGCGAGAGAAATGATTTCTTTCTGCGAGATCGAAGAAAACGTCGAGGCAGCAAAATACGTTCATCTGAAAGACGCGATGAGTAGTCTggaaagagacagagaaacATGCACAGTGATTTCTACCATACCGAAGTGCGAACATCTCGACATCATAAAAGAAAACAGCGCTTCAAACAACGCTGTAAAAGGTAGCGTTACGAAAAATATTGTCGAATTGTGCGAGAAGCGTCAAAATGATCAAAGCGAAGAATCGAATAATAACGCGAAGTATGTTAAGCGAGCAAAGGTGGTTCGGAGCCAATCCAAGTCAGATGACTTCGAGATGGATTCTTTAAAGAGACAGAGACGATATCTCACTTTGCCTACGGAGGACATCGCGTACGCTTTGAACCTAAATCTTTCCACACGAAACTCTGATACAGCGGAAAATAAACGGAAGCAAATTGCTGCGGGATATTGCACTAATTGCACAAGGGATATGGATATAGGTAGGAAAGAGTTGTACGGTGGATTAGTCACAG CAGCTAACCAAGATAACCCGTCTGAGATCGAAAACCTGCTACAGAAAGTATCAAACACTTTGTCGAATGTGCTACCGATCTCATCATCCCCAGTATCGGAGCCATCGTTGCCTCTCAAAATGAATCACACAACTGCATCTGTCCAAACGAATAATGCCGTTGTTCTTGACGATTCTGTAACTAAGTTAGTACTCGTTGGAATGAAGTCGAATGAGTTGTGTATGGACTTTCCAATGGGAAACACCTTAAACGCTAGCATGCCAAATGTGACTGGAATGGATTCGCAACAGGACACTTTAGACAACGTTTCGGCGATGAACGATAATTTGTCGATTAGCGATTGGGAATATCAGCTTCCAGCACCACCTAGTGCATTTCGCGATTCAATTTCACTTGTCTCTGATGATTACGACACAGTGATGCTGGGATCAGTGCAAGATTTCAAGAAATTGCCAGCAAATACGGTTTCAGATCAGGTTGATGCGAGGGATAATAGCGATATGAATATCGAATCGATGAAGAATTTATTGAACAATATCGATGAGAATTTTGATCAGAAAATTTCGAGTGGGAAAATGAGTTCCGTGTCCGAAGtggaaattgatattaaacgAATAGAAAGCGAACCTGTTGTTAAGCAAACATCTGCCGTTTCCCACAAGTCGGCTAATTtacgaaaagaaattatttcggagttggaaaataaattggaGACTGGGGCGTTGGTACAGACTATCAGTAAGGATTTTGATAGGAGAAATATAGACAGTTTATCCGCGCCGCAGATAGCGCCCGTGGATAATACTCTGTCTAATTTCACTATTACTACTTACACTAAACCGACAAAACTGGATATTTTCGAAGAATTTAAGAACCCCAATGATTATGCGACAAATTCCGAGAAGaggtttattaaaacattcgCCACATTATCCAGAAATAAGACCAGTGCGCCGAACAATTGTGACAAGAAGACGACGAGTAAGTTTGAAAAGTCGGACGCGAATAACATCGATTGTAAAACGGAGCCAAAGATTCACAGTCAGGACGAGCCTTCCCACAGGTGGAGGTCCCTCATCGCAGCCaatgaaaagaataatattcaaCGATCCAAAAGTTATATATCGACATTCAGCAATGCCAAGAATCAAATGGAAGTGCAGGAAATTGGTGAAAAAAAACATGAGCCGCGTATTGAGTCGGAAACTACTAATGTGAAAAAAGCCACGAGCATCACTGATTTAAATGTCAATGTACGAACAAGTAAGGATAAATTTTCACAATGGAGAGACAATGCATTGAAATATCAAGAGGAGCCTACCAAAGAAAAACAGTTACAATCGTTGCAG gTGCTGAAAAGCATTTTACCGCAGTTAAAAAATGCTCAACAAGCGGAGAAAAATGTATCCAAAGAAGACAAGAACacattatcaataaaaaaaataag ATACGAAACTGGGTCCAACGAACATTCGATGAAAACGAATGTAGTTTCGACACGCGGTTCTCGAGAGTTTGAACCGGAATGTaaacaattatcaaaaaagGAAGATACGAAACGTTATGTTTATACTGGCCCACCTGCGATCAGTCTGGGTAGCTGGTCAGAAAGACCCAGTGTCaatgttcaaataaaaatggatatcGATTATAAATTAGGAAAAAGCAACACAAATAGCAATAAGACTGTTAATATTAACATGAAAAACAAGAAGGATGCCACGAATTTTACCGATAAtatctgcaaaaatattattgatcaGCATGAAACCAAGAACGATTTTTCTACGAATAAAAATCCTGAAGAGCTCACAAGGAAACTAATTGCACATACTACAGCGTCGGGTTTTAAGATACCGTTATCGAGTCGAATCAACGTGTCCGATTCGAAGACAAATGAGGGAAATCCCATCGTAATGGGAATGGAATTAAAGAAAACTTTCATTGAGATGCCAAAGGAAATGCCGAGGAACAATGAGAACGAGGTCGACACTACACCGTTGAATTTCAAAGAATTGACAAAGGCATGCAGTCAGCATGCGAGTTTTAAGCAAAATCCTAAATGCGACAATATTAACAAACACTCGGCCGACTATTGTAGCGCACAAATGAAGAAGATAGAAGAAATCACGGACTCGAATGTCAAACAATACAATGACATTAAACTCCCGCAGGCATCCAATCAGAGCGACTTTTCGTTCAAGAATCAGCTCTCATTGCACGATATTGTACAGAGCTCACgggcaaaaaaatttacatctatCGTGGGTATAAACGGAACGAGCCAGAATCTTGAGCTGCAAAGTGAAATGTCACTTAGAGGTAACGCCAATAACACATTGAAAATTAATCCACCAATGCCGGTCGTGAAAGGGTTTAAGATATCTACCACTAATTACAATACAACAAATAATCGAGAAAATCATAACGGATTATCGTCTATCGATAGTTTCAATAACGATCCGCAATTGCCTAAACCTCCAACTATGCCAGTGATAACGGGGGTAACACTGAAGAGTGCTACCGTAAGACTTAAATCGATGCCGATCCAATTAGACTCTAGAAATATGTTGTTGGAATCTATCAGGAACTTCGGTGGTCGTGAAAAGCTAAAAAGT gcTGCAGAAAGATATTAA